The following is a genomic window from Flavobacteriales bacterium.
CCGGATGGCCCGCACGAAGGGCAGTCGGTCCAGGGTGTCCAATGCCAGGGTGTCGGTGCTTCGGATGGTGGCACTGTTCTGCCATCGGCTGGTGCCGAGCACCTGCAGGTCACCGGCCTGCTGTAGGGCGAACACGAACGCGGGATCCACCGGCAGGTCCAGGGAATCGAGCGGAATGCCCTGGCGGACGCGCCGTTCGACCGCGCGCGGGCCGAGGAAGGTGCCGGGGGCGTCGAAGCTGTGGGGCGTCCCCCCCTTGTGGGTGAACTCGATGAGGTAGGTGGCTGGCGCCGTCTGGGCAGGAGCCCGTCCCCAAGCGATCAGCAAAACCGCCATCGCCAGCACCGGATGCCGGTGGAAGCGATCAGTCCCCATAGGCGGTGATGACCTGCCGGAAGTACCAACCGTTCGTGCCGTTCACCTGCGTGTTCGAGGTGTCCCGCATGCGCTCCACAAGACCCACGTTCTTGGCGTAGCGCTCGCGGTAGATCAGCGTGTCCACCTGGTTGTTGGGGTAGTAGTTCCGCACCAGGGCGGTGCTGTCGAAGCTGAGGCTGCCGTGCTGCCAGGGCACGTCCACCACGTCGTAGCCCACCTCCATGTCCCGCAGGCTGTTGACCGCGTTGAGGTTCCAGCGTTCGCCCGTTTTCACAGGGAAGGTGAGCTTCAGCAACCGCACATCCTCCTCGGTGCGCTCGGCGTAGGTGCTTTGCCGGGTCTGCGTCCACACGTCCTTGATCCGCCAGTCGTTCGACAGCGTGTCCCACACGAAGCGCTCGATGCGCTGGGCCATGCGGCCTTCCGGGTCGGTGTACACCGAGTCGACGACCTCGCGTAGGCGGTAGCGCAGCGACCCACTGATGCCGATGGGCTCGAAGGACCACGACGAATCCACCAGATACTCCACCCAGGCCCCCCGCTCCACCGGGAAGTAACCGTGACCCAGGTCCACAGGCACGGTCTCGTCCTTGCGGCAGGCAGCTAGCAGGAGCGCGAGAGCTCCGGCAGCGCACAGGGTACGTCGGACGGTGAGGCGCGGGATCATGGCATGCGATCGATGAAACCTCCTCCGAGCACATCATCGCCCTCATAGAAGACGGCGCTCTGCCCCGGTGCGATGCCTGTCACCGGCGCGTGGAACTCCACACGCACATGTTCACCGTCCATCCGGAGGGTGCTGGGCGTGCCCTTGTCCTTGTATCGCACTTTGGTGACGGCTTCGATCTCGCCGTTCAACGCGTTGATCTTCAAGAAGTTCGGACGACGCACCCACATGGTCTGTCGATGCAGGTCCTCCTTGCGCCCGAGCACCACCGTATTGGACTCCGGCCGGATGTCCGTGACGTACAGCGGCTCGCCCACGGCGATGCCCAGGCCCTTGCGCTGGCCGATGGTGAAGAAGGGATAGCCGTCGTGCTCACCGAGCACCTCACCGGACGTGCTCACAAGCTGGCCATGCGCCAGCTTGGCGGTGGCCTCAGGCTCCTTCCGCTTCAAGAACCCGCGGTAGTCGTTGTCCGGGATGAAGCAGATTTCATAGCTCTCGCTCTTCTGCGCCAGCTGGGGGAATCCGGCCTCCTGCGCCATCCGGCGGATCTCGCTCTTGTGGGATCCGCCGACGGGGAACCGGGTCCGGGCCAGGCTCTCCTGCTTGAGGCCCCAAAGCACGTAGCTCTGGTCCTTGCCTTCATCGAGGCCTTTGCTGACGGTGAACCGCCCGGCATGGGGTCCGTCGACCACGGCGGTCAGACGCGCGTAGTGGCCCGTGGCGATGACCGGGCAGTCCAGCATGTCCGCCCGTTTCAGCAGAGCCTCCCACTTGATGAAGGTGTTGCAGAGCACGCACGGGTTCGGGGTGCGGCCGCCGAGGTATTCCTCCACGAAATTGCCGATGATGGCCTCGCCGAACTCCTCGCGGATGTCGAGGATGATGTGGTGGAACCCGCGGCTGACCGCGAGGCTCCGGGCATCGTTGATGCTGTCCAGGTCGCAACAGCCCGTCAGCCGCTTGGCGCCGCCGCTGCTCGCGTAGTCCCAGGTCTTCATGGTGACCCCGACCACTTCGTAGCCCTGCTCGTGCAGCAGCAGCGCCGCCACGGAGCTGTCCACCCCGCCGCTCATGGCCACGAGCACGCGTCCATGCCGGCTCATGGAGCGCTGGCTTTGGGCTCGCCATCCAGGTACTCCACCCGGCTCAGCACGCGGCCCGATGCGTCGTATTCGGTCAGCGTGCCGTTGAGCGATCCGTTGCGATAGGTGCCCTCACGCTTCCTCGACTGCCCTTTCAGCACGCGCTGCACTTCAGGCTTTCCGCCCAAGGCGGGGTCGGCAGGCAACTGCTCCTCCACCCAGGTTCCATTGCAGTGGTACTCGACGAAAGGCCCTTCCAGCTTCCCCTGGACATAGGTGACCTCGCTGCGCAGTTGATCATCATCGCAGTACTCCTTGAAGACACCGTTCTCCTTCTTGTCCTTGATGAACCGCCCCTGTTGGTACACGAGCTGCACCTGCACCTTGCCGTTCTCC
Proteins encoded in this region:
- the mnmA gene encoding tRNA 2-thiouridine(34) synthase MnmA; its protein translation is MSRHGRVLVAMSGGVDSSVAALLLHEQGYEVVGVTMKTWDYASSGGAKRLTGCCDLDSINDARSLAVSRGFHHIILDIREEFGEAIIGNFVEEYLGGRTPNPCVLCNTFIKWEALLKRADMLDCPVIATGHYARLTAVVDGPHAGRFTVSKGLDEGKDQSYVLWGLKQESLARTRFPVGGSHKSEIRRMAQEAGFPQLAQKSESYEICFIPDNDYRGFLKRKEPEATAKLAHGQLVSTSGEVLGEHDGYPFFTIGQRKGLGIAVGEPLYVTDIRPESNTVVLGRKEDLHRQTMWVRRPNFLKINALNGEIEAVTKVRYKDKGTPSTLRMDGEHVRVEFHAPVTGIAPGQSAVFYEGDDVLGGGFIDRMP